The DNA sequence tactacacgccaataataaaataatacgGCTTACATTTTTGCCTCCAGCCGCTGGGAGGCGCTGTCTCGGGAATCATCACATAATTAATGAGTACACGCATGCGCAATTGGTCTGTTTTCAAATGCGTAGAGGCGAATGCGGCGGTAGAAAGTGTCTGAGCAtcaattttattgtatttgtcaGGTTTATCTTCGTTTAAGAGTTATCCTAATGGATTTGGACACTGGAACATACGAGCCGGGATTTGTTGGGATACGGTTTTGTCAAGAATGGTGAGTTTGTGGCCGAACCGAGTCTAGAGAAGTTAacctagcctgctaactgagcTACATGTTACAGCTAACTTACATGCACAATGCTAATGTTAATGTCTCAATTACCTTAAATAGCTGCgtcatattttataaatcaGCTAAAAACTCCAAGAATTCTCTAAACACATTGACTTTGTTTTCTAGTAACAACATGTTATACCCTAAAGAAGACAAGGAGAACCGTATCCTGCTCTATGCGGTAAGTATCTGAATGAGAGGTGTCAGTGGTTTAATCTTGCCAGCTGAGAGAGTAACTCCTCAGTAAATATAactcatagactgtatataaaaccACACATACAGTCCATGATATAACCAGTTATAACAGCTGTATAGTATGGTGAAACAGTTTGGataatctgatgaaaagtggtGAGAACACAAACTACCATTCAACTACAATGAATGTGTGGATAACGCAGTTAACAATAGAATGACCAAGTTATGCTCTTGTAATCAgtaataacaagaaaaaaaatgctgacgTTTTCCTCCGATCCACAGCTCCCCCTTGTGTTTAAGTGTTAGGCATCGTAGTAAAACTCTACCACTGTCTTAAATCCACATTCAGATCTGTGTGATctttattttatgaatgaaaactgaatttttacatccagaccacattaagCCATGTTTtaatcaaaaaccactatacttagacttgtCATTCCTGGACTTCATTAACAAGAAGACTGTGTAAATCCCAGTTTCACATTTATATCatcaaactgtgttttaaacAGTTACTGGAGTCTACTTGTTACTTGACACCTGTAAGCATAGTGTTTTGATCTAATCATATAAGTTGTGCAAAAactgagaaacattttaaaaatatcatcatttatCTTTCCCTTAATTTTCCCCCTTAAACTCTGAATCATAAGCTGTGGAAGCAACGTCAgcaccataaaataaaggttCACTGGAAACCATGGGCGTAGCCAGAGTTGATCACattgacatttgaaaaatattaaagtGTTTGCTCAAAGAGTATAGTGTATGTTCAGTGCATGGGATTAATACGACTTCTTGTGGTACAGGTTGGAAGTGTGCAAAATGTCAACTCAGTACCTGTAATAATCTGGCTGTAATGATCCCTTTTCATCTGTTAAATTTTGAAATGATCTCAACCCACAGTGCAGGAATTGTGACTACCAACAGGAGGCAGACAACAGCTGCATCTACGTCAATAAGATCACCCACGAGGTTGAGTAAGTATAAGAAACCACAGTGTAGACATTTATTTGCTTGAAATTGACCAATTGatcacttttctgttttcatctctgCTTCACAATGTGACCTACTTCTTGTGTAGCCACTAATGTGcttcatatgaaaaaaaaaatagtcatgTAGACAAGTCAGAGATCCAATAACACTTCAGGTATTCACCgaatgatttatttgt is a window from the Thunnus thynnus chromosome 7, fThuThy2.1, whole genome shotgun sequence genome containing:
- the polr2i gene encoding DNA-directed RNA polymerase II subunit RPB9, whose protein sequence is MDLDTGTYEPGFVGIRFCQECNNMLYPKEDKENRILLYACRNCDYQQEADNSCIYVNKITHEVDELTQIIADVSQDPTLPRTEDHPCPKCGHKEAVFFQSHSMKAEDAMRLYYVCTAPHCGHRWTE